The Lujinxingia vulgaris genome segment CTGGAGGGGCACCGGGCCAATTTCGGCGCAGAGCTCGCGAAAGGCGCCTTCCAGCAGATCGGTATCGTAGGCGCGGGCGGTATCACGCAGGTGAGGCTTAAGCAGCTGCACAAGCCAGGCCTCGAGTTGCACACGGCCCTGGCTGGCCTCACTCAGCGCGGCGTCCAGACTCAATGCGATGAGCACGCCGCGGTCGTAGGGAAAACGCGTCCGATCGAGATCGTTGGCGGGCGCTCCGCGCGCCAGTGGGTTCTGGCTGTAATGCCGGGCGGCCGCAGCCAGCTCACGCAGCACCGTTCGGCGATCCACAAGCCCTTCGCGGGCCAGCGCCTTGAGGGCAAGATAGTGGGTGAGCCCTTCTTTAAACCACCGCGTCTCGGCTTCAGCCGCCGGCGCCGGAACGAGCTCGTGACCGTTCCACATATGCAGCGCTTCGTGGGCCATTAAGAGCAGAAGTTCCGGTCCCATCTGCTGATGACGGGGCACCTGAACCACAAAACCACCGCGGCGTCCCATGCCCTGAAGTTCGCTGCCCTCGGCAGATGTGTCACTCGGGAGAATCGCGGCGACGACGTCGTCGTAGATCCCGTACCGGGCCATGAAACCTCGCACGATGCGCGCCGAAGGCCCGGTCAGGTCGTCGATATCAAAGCGCATCGCCGGCGACTGCACCACGGTCAGCGTGCCCGGGTGAAGTTCCACCTGGCGAGAGGGAAGATCTTCGCCGGCGAGCACGAAGGCGTCGCGCAGGGTACGGACATTTTCGGCCAGATAGCCGGTGACCTGGCGATCGCCACGCGCGCTGAGCGTCGTGGCGGTGTGCCGCGGCCAGGTGGCGCTGACGTTCCAGCCGCGCGGGGTGTGAACCTCCACGGGGATGTCGCGAACCTGGCGGGCGAGCCCCTCACTGGGCAGGACAAAGATGGTAGGGGCGTAGGCGAAGAGCTCGCTGGCAGTACGACGCGGATGAAAGCGGGAGTGGGGCTCACCGGCGCGCGGCGCTCGCACCCGGTAGGTCAGCTCCAGCCAGGCGGCCTCACCCGCTTGCACGTCAATTCGGCCGGCCTCACGCACCAGGTGCATCGGCAGCGCACCTGCCGGGCCGCGCGTCGACTCCACAACGATCCGCTCGTCGAAGTCGTCCTGTCCGGCCCAGGGACCGGGCAGAAAGAAGCTGGCCGCTGCCGGCGGCGCGTTGACGCGCAGGCGTACGCGCAACTCCTCGCCAGTCAGATCGAGCTGATACCAGAGCGCGCCGCGTTGCGCCGGTGCGGGCGCCGGCGTGGGCGCGTACGAGGTAGTGGAGCTGGACTCCGGCGCGCCGACCATCGCGTCGTCGCCCGGCGCCGGAGACGAGGTCTGCGGCGCGGCGCAGGCGCTCACTAGCGCGCTACAAAAGGCCACAATGAGCGTTGCTTTCCACCGCCAGGATTGGCCACCACAGCGCTCGACCCTCCCTTGCCGGGGGGGGGAAAGCGTGGTTATATAGGGCGCGTTTTGGGCCCCCTCGCCTGCTTCAACAAAACGCACCCGCGGCCAGAGCGCAGGCGGGTCCGAGGGGCGATGAGCGAGACGCTTGGCGGGTTGATTGAGCACGTGGCCTGCACCAGACTTAAGACCGTGACCGGAGCCGATGGCGAAGATGTACCATATATTGATCGTCGACGAAGAGGAACATCTGCTGTGGGCGCTGGAGCGCAACCTTTTTCCCCAGCGCCAGGACATCGCCGTCCACACCGCGCGCTCCGGGGAAGAGGGGCTGCGCATTCTGGACGACCAGCCCATCGACCTGCTCATCTCGGACATCAAGATG includes the following:
- a CDS encoding M61 family metallopeptidase; this translates as MSACAAPQTSSPAPGDDAMVGAPESSSTTSYAPTPAPAPAQRGALWYQLDLTGEELRVRLRVNAPPAAASFFLPGPWAGQDDFDERIVVESTRGPAGALPMHLVREAGRIDVQAGEAAWLELTYRVRAPRAGEPHSRFHPRRTASELFAYAPTIFVLPSEGLARQVRDIPVEVHTPRGWNVSATWPRHTATTLSARGDRQVTGYLAENVRTLRDAFVLAGEDLPSRQVELHPGTLTVVQSPAMRFDIDDLTGPSARIVRGFMARYGIYDDVVAAILPSDTSAEGSELQGMGRRGGFVVQVPRHQQMGPELLLLMAHEALHMWNGHELVPAPAAEAETRWFKEGLTHYLALKALAREGLVDRRTVLRELAAAARHYSQNPLARGAPANDLDRTRFPYDRGVLIALSLDAALSEASQGRVQLEAWLVQLLKPHLRDTARAYDTDLLEGAFRELCAEIGPVPLQLFETLVRDESPIDPRALFAELNLHWLAPSGGGPARLLPIDGETDDFDRLFATEGDAEHP